The sequence below is a genomic window from Plasmodium gaboni strain SY75 chromosome 10, whole genome shotgun sequence.
tattagtTCATGGTTTAAGTGCTCATTTAAGACTTCAATATTTAAGGCTTAATGTCAATGTAGTTAATAACGACTATGCTAGATTAATTGATGCAGATAATTATTACATTTACGAAAATAGCTGGATCGAAgattttaataaaaatggatATTCAGTATATGGTATTGATTTACAAGGTCATGGAGAATCGGAAGGATTAGATAAATTACCActtcatataaataattttgatgATTATGTGTATGATATAATAGATTATATGAAAAGAATTAATAATTCGATAATTTCAGAAAAATCTATCCAGAAGAatacattaaataaatatactaTAGAAAATACACAAGAGCTTCTTCCTATGTATTTAGTTGGATTATCAATGGGTGGGAACATTGTATTAAGAACTTTAGAAATATTAGGAAAATCCAATGAACTAAATTCTAATTTTAACATAAAAGGATGTATATCTTTAGCTGGGATGATATCTGTTCGAATGGTAGGTCCTATAGATtcaattaaatataaatacttTTATTTACCAGTAATGAAATTAATTTCTCGGTATTTTCCAACTTTTCGACCTGGTAGAAAGAAATTCAAATTTGAGAAATATCCATTTATTAATGATCTGttattttatgataaatatagaTTTAAAGGACGTATTACAAATAATCTTGCACGTGAAATTTTGGTTGCATTAGATAATTTACATAACAATATTCATGATATTCCTAAAAATATAcctatattatttattcattcAATTAATGATTGTCTTTGTTGGTATGAAGGAACTGTATCATTTTACAATAAATTACAAATCGATACTAAAGAACTTTATACTTTAGAAGATATGGATCATGTTATATCAATGGAACCAGGAAATGAAAATgttttaaagaaaattcTTGAATGGCTTTCTAATCTATATGTGAAATAAGGaaacattttattaattgAACAATATTAAGTTTATACAATTAATTCTTTATAACAAGAACATTTGATAAACGCACATaagtataaatatataaataaatatatatgtttcctttataatttttaattactaatttttttttttaacttttttttgtttttatatatatatatatattgaatatacatattttatatttttaatacaataattttttatttaacttacattttatgatagatatttttaaatgaaataaatattataaatataatttatttatatatgtgtgttattaaattcatatacatatatcaaatatatatatatttatttattttcatatatcatatatacattatattaGTTGTCAGAGAAAATAGTTTTAatctataatatttttttagGTTACATGtactatattttttttttttttttttggaaattatacatactttttttttttttttttggatattatatatacNNNNNNNNNNNN
It includes:
- a CDS encoding putative lysophospholipase is translated as MNKLFVDDSNVCGTFNTLPFVESYYNRKGILLKSYSWLVKNAIGIIILVHGLSAHLRLQYLRLNVNVVNNDYARLIDADNYYIYENSWIEDFNKNGYSVYGIDLQGHGESEGLDKLPLHINNFDDYVYDIIDYMKRINNSIISEKSIQKNTLNKYTIENTQELLPMYLVGLSMGGNIVLRTLEILGKSNELNSNFNIKGCISLAGMISVRMVGPIDSIKYKYFYLPVMKLISRYFPTFRPGRKKFKFEKYPFINDLLFYDKYRFKGRITNNLAREILVALDNLHNNIHDIPKNIPILFIHSINDCLCWYEGTVSFYNKLQIDTKELYTLEDMDHVISMEPGNENVLKKILEWLSNLYVK